The following proteins are co-located in the Nerophis ophidion isolate RoL-2023_Sa linkage group LG04, RoL_Noph_v1.0, whole genome shotgun sequence genome:
- the LOC133551779 gene encoding protein sprouty homolog 3, whose protein sequence is MDPAHSFRMELDGLDPQQVPVLSLDQIRAIRAHNDYVDRPVALELASQSGIFYAHDERHPHGIYSQHPQQPRHSVMPRSQSQQQHAHMSHLSRSSTISSSMSRTSAGSDQRLLAGLTQSHSGLASVVHSQPKRELKSDTSLSKILAEDELGRHRFICERCARCKCKECCAPRRLPSCWACGQRCLCSAESAVEYGTCLCCVKGLFYHCSAQDDEDNCADRPCSCAPAHAYARWGAMGLLALALPCLCCYPPARLCLALCRCAHDRATRPGCRCSNTNTVCRKISAVSNTNSGHPSISSGKAVEKSL, encoded by the coding sequence ATGGACCCTGCTCATTCCTTTAGGATGGAGCTGGATGGGCTGGACCCCCAGCAGGTCCCGGTGCTGTCGCTTGATCAAATCCGTGCCATCCGGGCCCACAATGACTACGTGGATAGGCCAGTGGCGCTGGAACTCGCTTCCCAATCTGGAATTTTCTACGCCCACGATGAGCGTCACCCGCACGGAATATATTCCCAGCATCCTCAGCAGCCCCGCCATTCGGTCATGCCCCGCAGCCAAAGTCAGCAGCAGCATGCTCACATGTCCCACTTAAGCCGTTCCAGTACTATAAGCTCCTCCATGTCTCGGACCAGCGCCGGCTCAGACCAGAGGCTGCTGGCGGGGTTGACGCAGTCGCACTCCGGCTTGGCCTCGGTGGTTCACTCTCAACCGAAAAGAGAACTCAAGTCCGACACTTCTCTGAGCAAAATCCTGGCAGAGGATGAGCTGGGAAGGCACCGGTTTATCTGCGAGCGGTGTGCTCGTTGCAAGTGCAAAGAGTGCTGCGCCCCACGCCGCTTACCCTCCTGCTGGGCCTGCGGACAACGCTGCCTTTGCTCAGCCGAGAGCGCCGTGGAGTATGGCACCTGCCTATGCTGCGTCAAAGGTCTCTTCTACCACTGCTCGGCCCAGGACGACGAAGACAATTGCGCCGACCGTCCTTGCTCCTGTGCACCGGCCCATGCCTACGCCCGCTGGGGCGCCATGGGACTTCTGGCGCTGGCCCTGCCCTGCCTCTGCTGCTACCCCCCTGCCAGGCTGTGCCTTGCCCTGTGCCGATGTGCCCATGACAGGGCGACACGGCCCGGCTGCAGGTGCAGCAACACCAACACTGTGTGCCGCAAAATCTCCGCCGTCTCCAATACCAACTCGGGTCATCCCTCCATCAGCAGCGGCAAGGCTGTGGAGAAGTCGCTATGA